From the Robbsia betulipollinis genome, the window TCCCTGCCCATCGCACTGCCCGGCGCTCGCGCGCTGGCGCGCAAGGTGCGCGCCGCCGACCTTGCGCTGCTGGTGCAGCTGGCGCTTACCGGCAACCTCCTCTATTACTTCCTGCTGAGCGTGAGTGTCCAATACGTGGGCATCGCACCGGCATCGTTGATCATCGGCACGCTGCCCGTGACGATCACCCTCTGCGGCACGCTGGGTGGAGGCGACCGGGGTGCCCACGCGACGCCGTTGCGCCGGCTGGCGGCACCCCTGCTGGTGATCGCGGCCGGGATCGCCTGCATCAATATCGACGTCTTTCGCCACGCATCCCCGAGCACGCGCGGTGGCTGGAGCGCACTGCTGGGCATCGCCGCGGCGCTGGGCGCGCTCGCCAGCTGGACCCGCTTCGCGCTCGACAATGCGCGGGCGCTACAAACCAGGCCACAGTTCTCGGGCAATGAATGGTCGCTGCTCTGGGGCATCGTCAGCGGCGCGCTGGGCGCGCTCGTCTGGCTGGCGCTCGCCTGCCTGCCCGCGCCGCTGGCGTCGACCCTGGGCCTGACGGCATTGCCCGCCGGACGCTGGCATCTGTTCTGGTGCGTCAATATGGCGCTGGCGTTCGGGGCGTCATGGCTCGGCAACGGTCTCTGGAATCTGGCGAGCCGTGCGCTGCCGCTGACGCTGTCGGGTCAGATGATCGTCTTCGAAACGCTGTTCGCGCTGCTCTACGGCTTCCTGTACGCGCGGCGCGGGCCGCGGCCGCTGGAAATCGCTGCGATCGGCCTGCTGGTGTGCGGCGTGGTCTGGTCGGTGCGCCGGCACCGCGCCGGGAAAAACCGCTAACGATATTCCCGGTTCGCCCATTTGCGGCCTTCCACCGAACCGCCCTTGCGCGCCTTGGCGACCCGCCGCGCACGCGCGAGTTTCGGATCGACGGTCAGCGGGCGGCAGATTTCGACGCGGTCGTGCGCGGCGAGGCGCTCGTCGAGCGCCCGCACCTTGCCGTGCACACCCACTTTCTGCGTGCTCAGGTCGATTTCGGGATGACGCGCGCACAGTCCGCTCGCGCGAATCGCCTCGGCGAGCGTCGCACCCGGGGGCAGTTCGACGTCGATCAAGGCCTGCACGGACGGCGTCATATAACAGACCTGCACGTGCATTTGCCCGGCCGGGCCGCGTTCGGCCGGGCTACGCTCAGCCGGGCTGCGCTCAGCCGGGTTTGGCATATCGCACCCCGGCGCGCTTGACGAAGGAATCGACGAAGGTGTTGGCGATGATGCTGAACACCGGGCCGATGATCTTCTCGACGAAGAAGTTGGCGAATTCATAGTGCAGCGCGAATTCGATCTTGCAGGCGTCCTCGCGCAACGGCGTGAAACGCCAGCTGCCGCTGAAATTCTTGAAGGGGCCCTCGGCGAACTGCATGTCGATCCGGGTGGGTCGTTCCTGTACGTTGTGCGTGGCGAAATGCTGCTTCAGGCCCTTGAAATTGATGGCGATGCGCACATCCATGCTCGTCTCGTCCTGGTGCTGAATCTCGACGCCCCCGCACCAGGGAAGGAAATTGGGGTAATCGGCCACGTCGGTGACGAGGTCGTACATCTGCTCGGCAGAGTGTCGGATGAGAAGCGTTTTCTGGACGTCGGCCATAGGGGCTTTTAAACTGCGGCGAGCTTGTCGTCGTCGCGGGCGGGCATTTGCTAGAATCGTGATTTTATCCGACTTGGCGAACATCCATCGATGAGCATCGCAGACAACAAACGCGCCCACTTCGACTATTTCATCGAGGAGCGCTACGAGGCCGGCATCGTGCTCGAGGGATGGGAGGTGAAGGCGATCCGTGCCGGACGCGCGCAGATCAAGGAAGGCTACGTAGTGATCCGCGCCGGCGAGCTGTTCCTGATCGGCGCGCACATCAGCCCGCTCGGCTCGGCGTCCACGCACATTCACCCCGATGCGACCCGCACGCGCAAGCTCCTGCTGCATGCGGCGGAGATCCGCAAGCTGATCGGCAAGGTCGAGCAGAAGGGCTATACGATGGTGCCGCTCAATTTCCACTACGCGCGCGGGCTGGTGAAGTGCGAGATCGGCCTGGCGAAGGGCAAGAAGCAGCACGACAAGCGGCAGACGGAGAAGGATCGGGACTGGAACCGCGAAAAGGCGCGTGTGCTGCGGGTGTCGTCCTGAACCATTTTCCCGCCCGCCCGGCGCGTCACCCGGGCAAGGCGATCATTTGCGCACGATCGGCTGCACGATCTGCAACGCCGACGCGATCATGCTGCTCATCTCGCCGAGGTTCGCCGGCACGATCAGCGTGTTGCCCGCCTTCGCGAGATTGCCGAAGGCGTTCACGTATTGCTCGGCAATCTTCAGGTTCACCGCGTCCATGCCGCCGGTCGACTGGATCGCCGCGGCGATGGTCTGGATCGCCTGCGCGTTCGCGTCGGCCACCGCGGTG encodes:
- a CDS encoding RnfH family protein, which encodes MHVQVCYMTPSVQALIDVELPPGATLAEAIRASGLCARHPEIDLSTQKVGVHGKVRALDERLAAHDRVEICRPLTVDPKLARARRVAKARKGGSVEGRKWANREYR
- a CDS encoding DMT family transporter, encoding MRQGIFYGVSAGALWGTVFLAPLLLPDFAPVQMVAGRYLAYGLISLPIALPGARALARKVRAADLALLVQLALTGNLLYYFLLSVSVQYVGIAPASLIIGTLPVTITLCGTLGGGDRGAHATPLRRLAAPLLVIAAGIACINIDVFRHASPSTRGGWSALLGIAAALGALASWTRFALDNARALQTRPQFSGNEWSLLWGIVSGALGALVWLALACLPAPLASTLGLTALPAGRWHLFWCVNMALAFGASWLGNGLWNLASRALPLTLSGQMIVFETLFALLYGFLYARRGPRPLEIAAIGLLVCGVVWSVRRHRAGKNR
- the smpB gene encoding SsrA-binding protein SmpB, translated to MSIADNKRAHFDYFIEERYEAGIVLEGWEVKAIRAGRAQIKEGYVVIRAGELFLIGAHISPLGSASTHIHPDATRTRKLLLHAAEIRKLIGKVEQKGYTMVPLNFHYARGLVKCEIGLAKGKKQHDKRQTEKDRDWNREKARVLRVSS
- a CDS encoding type II toxin-antitoxin system RatA family toxin produces the protein MADVQKTLLIRHSAEQMYDLVTDVADYPNFLPWCGGVEIQHQDETSMDVRIAINFKGLKQHFATHNVQERPTRIDMQFAEGPFKNFSGSWRFTPLREDACKIEFALHYEFANFFVEKIIGPVFSIIANTFVDSFVKRAGVRYAKPG